From Nocardia sp. XZ_19_385:
GTATCCGAGCGCCCACTGGCCTTCGGACTTGCGGCGTACCGGCTTTCCGGTGCGCTCGCGCCGGGCGGCGGGCTTGGGCTGATCGCTGGGACCGGCGTCGGTAGTCGACGTCATGGGGGTCACTCCTGCTGGGGTGGGGATACATCGGCGGGAGGACGCGAGGGGCTGACTCGCGCCCGCGATAGCAGCGAACCGATGCGAATTTCGAAGAGAGTCGGGGGAGACCCGGAAATGCGCGCCGCTGAACTACCGGACTGAACCGGGCAGACAACAGGCGCTGCAGACACGCTTGAAGTCGACGTGGCGACGTGCCACCAGTCGTACTCCAGATCCGCGCATGGGCCTATTGTGCCACGTCAAACGGGGCATTCCGACCGCCGTCCGATATTTCCCCCGAATTTGCGGGAAATCCGCAGGATGA
This genomic window contains:
- a CDS encoding Ms4527A family Cys-rich leader peptide; this encodes MTTVTSTLGHPADFPQIRGKYRTAVGMPRLTWHNRPMRGSGVRLVARRHVDFKRVCSACCLPGSVR